A genome region from Ignavibacteria bacterium includes the following:
- a CDS encoding WecB/TagA/CpsF family glycosyltransferase → MKYMKVNGMHPLKKLLFNKSDVLDLISKSINYSEPLLLTYLNQHCFNVWYSDANYRNLLDRHFKYYLDGIGVRFALFLINKIKAKRFNASEINEEVFNRFTELRTPIIIIGGRFESLIPKSQLNVIQYFNGYEDVVDWNKLSKEIIQSDTKTIIIGIGAPTQEVLAYKIFSIVQNLQIICVGNFLEYFFRTKKRAPKIFHNSGFEWLYRLIHEPKRLWSRYIIGIPVFSYRLLKIKFTYKQRGK, encoded by the coding sequence TTGAAATATATGAAAGTTAATGGGATGCATCCTTTAAAGAAGCTCCTTTTTAATAAATCTGATGTATTAGATTTAATTTCTAAATCAATCAACTATAGTGAACCGTTACTCTTAACATATTTGAATCAACATTGTTTTAATGTTTGGTATTCGGATGCAAATTATCGAAACTTACTCGATAGGCACTTTAAATATTATCTAGATGGGATAGGAGTCAGATTCGCTTTGTTTTTAATAAATAAAATAAAAGCAAAGCGATTCAATGCATCAGAAATTAATGAAGAGGTATTTAATAGATTCACTGAGTTGAGGACTCCCATTATAATAATAGGTGGAAGATTTGAAAGCCTAATTCCGAAAAGTCAACTTAATGTTATCCAATATTTTAATGGATATGAAGACGTGGTTGATTGGAATAAATTATCTAAAGAAATTATCCAGAGTGATACAAAAACGATAATAATTGGAATTGGCGCCCCAACGCAGGAAGTATTGGCATATAAGATTTTTAGCATTGTGCAGAACCTTCAAATTATTTGTGTTGGGAATTTTTTAGAGTACTTTTTCCGAACTAAAAAGAGAGCGCCTAAAATATTTCACAACTCCGGCTTTGAATGGTTGTATCGACTCATTCATGAACCCAAAAGATTGTGGAGCAGATATATTATTGGTATTCCAGTGTTTAGTTACCGACTCTTAAAAATAAAATTCACTTATAAGCAGAGGGGTAAGTGA